A genomic window from Streptomyces broussonetiae includes:
- a CDS encoding plasmid stabilization protein, giving the protein MPAGSNAKRERQYEHIKKSAQARGESAERAKEIAARTVNKERARSGESDSAGRVSLRDPKSAYERGGRRSHSGAEGPTRDQLYEEARKRDIHGRSSMNKEELKNALGR; this is encoded by the coding sequence GCGGCAGTACGAGCACATCAAGAAGAGCGCGCAAGCGCGTGGCGAGTCCGCCGAGCGGGCCAAGGAGATCGCGGCGCGCACCGTGAACAAGGAACGGGCCAGGTCGGGAGAGTCCGACAGCGCCGGCCGAGTCTCCCTGCGCGACCCCAAGTCGGCGTACGAGCGGGGCGGGCGCCGCTCGCACAGCGGTGCGGAAGGGCCCACCAGGGACCAGCTGTACGAGGAGGCCAGGAAGCGCGACATCCACGGGCGCTCCTCGATGAACAAGGAGGAGCTGAAGAACGCGCTCGGCCGCTGA
- a CDS encoding ANTAR domain-containing protein — translation MTTDGGSIRADGERIRELEEEVDQLKRAVSSHAVVDQAIGMMVALGRVTPDQGWDVLKDVSQHTNIKLRHVAELIVMWGRQGEIPREIRAELEDALDRHGPAQIPGAPLTD, via the coding sequence ATGACCACGGACGGCGGCTCGATCAGGGCCGACGGCGAGCGCATCCGTGAGCTCGAGGAAGAAGTCGATCAGCTCAAGCGGGCCGTCAGCTCACATGCGGTCGTGGACCAGGCGATCGGGATGATGGTCGCGCTGGGCCGCGTCACTCCTGACCAGGGGTGGGACGTGCTGAAGGACGTCTCCCAGCACACGAACATCAAACTGCGCCACGTTGCGGAACTGATCGTGATGTGGGGACGGCAGGGTGAGATACCCCGGGAAATCCGCGCCGAACTCGAGGACGCCCTTGATCGTCACGGCCCCGCGCAGATCCCCGGCGCACCCTTGACGGACTGA
- a CDS encoding DUF5133 domain-containing protein encodes MPHVRTVAAALRSYRYAQAGLLHEPSNPLRRRRLDDTAYTLCVLMDQRNVADAAARAERLLAAASASGAANRTANRTGRPRAVGTT; translated from the coding sequence ATGCCCCACGTCAGAACCGTCGCCGCGGCGCTGCGCTCGTACCGGTACGCACAGGCCGGTCTGCTGCACGAGCCGTCCAACCCGCTTCGCCGTCGTCGGCTCGACGACACCGCCTACACACTGTGCGTGCTCATGGACCAACGCAACGTCGCCGATGCCGCGGCCCGGGCCGAACGTCTGCTGGCCGCGGCCTCGGCTTCCGGAGCGGCGAACCGCACCGCGAACCGCACCGGACGTCCGCGCGCGGTCGGGACCACCTGA
- a CDS encoding RNA polymerase sigma factor SigF, with product MRTQTSAQRHPHADAPDTEDAFRRLAALPPGHQRDTVREELVAAWLPMAERIAGRFRSRGESYEDLCQVAALGLVKAVDRFDPERGKAFESYAVPTVAGEIKRHFRDHMWTLHVPRRVQDLRNRVRTACQDLSQGASDRWPSVGEIAAEADLSEADVRVGLEALESFSALSLDAEVPGSDDGFALGDALGAVDPALDTIVDRESVKPRLEALPERERTILYMRFFKDMTQGCIAEQLGISQMHVSRLISRCCHQLREEVLQDAV from the coding sequence GCTGGCCGCGCTACCGCCGGGTCACCAGCGTGACACAGTGCGTGAGGAACTGGTGGCTGCCTGGCTGCCGATGGCCGAACGCATTGCGGGCCGGTTCCGCAGCCGAGGCGAAAGCTATGAGGACCTGTGCCAGGTCGCGGCCCTCGGACTGGTCAAGGCGGTCGACCGCTTCGACCCTGAGCGCGGCAAGGCCTTCGAGAGTTACGCCGTTCCGACGGTCGCCGGGGAGATCAAGCGGCACTTCCGCGACCACATGTGGACCCTGCATGTGCCGCGCCGAGTGCAGGACTTGCGCAACCGGGTGCGCACCGCCTGCCAGGACCTCTCCCAGGGAGCCTCGGACCGCTGGCCCAGCGTCGGTGAGATCGCCGCGGAGGCCGATCTGAGCGAGGCGGACGTCCGGGTCGGACTCGAGGCGCTGGAGAGCTTCAGCGCCTTGTCCCTCGACGCCGAAGTCCCAGGCAGCGACGACGGTTTCGCGCTCGGTGACGCGCTGGGCGCCGTCGACCCGGCCCTCGACACCATCGTGGACCGCGAGTCCGTCAAGCCCCGCCTCGAGGCCCTGCCCGAACGCGAACGCACCATCCTGTACATGAGGTTCTTCAAGGACATGACCCAGGGCTGCATCGCCGAGCAGCTGGGGATCTCGCAGATGCATGTCTCCCGGCTGATCAGCCGGTGCTGCCACCAACTGCGCGAGGAGGTTCTGCAGGACGCCGTCTGA